tttatttgttttttaaatatgaATGGGTTGAATAAATTTTGATGCTCCGTTCAGAAGCAAAGGCCTTTGCTGATTGTCGCAGAAGATGTAGAGAGCGATGCGCTGGCAACTCTTATTCTAAATAAGCTTCGTGCTGGTATCAAGGTTTGCTTTTAGTCCTTTTTCTCTCCTGTTTGtgcttctttttcctttcctaGTTTGATTCTTCATGTAGTTATGGCAGCATTTGTTAATCTAATGTGATTTGCAACAGGTCTGTGCAATCAAAGCCCCTGGTTTTGGTGAAAATAGGAAAGCCGGTCTCCAGGATCTTGCCGTTCTCACTGGGGGTTCTGTAAGTTGCTTTTAATTGTTAGTTTTGTATCATTATGGCGTGACCCTATCAATTTCATctcttttgtatttttattgtgaCCAGTTAATGAAAATCGCTTTTGTATTTTAGGTTATTACTGAAGAGCATGGTCTGAATCTTGACAAAGTGGAATTGGATATGCTCGGAAGTTGCAAAAAGGTCAACTTTGGTACACTTGTGCTTTATCTGCTTTGGCAGCCTAACCATGGCGTGTACTTCATTGAGAAGATGTTCTACATTTGGTTTATATCTATTTGAATTTGGATTAATGGAATTTCCTGATCAATTTTAAACTACTTTTCGTCGTGTCCAATTTTTCCTTCACTGTCCTAATATCTGGTAATATGTGGGCTAATGCTTCAGGTCACAGTTTCAAAAGATGACACTGTAATTCTTGATGGTGCTGGTGACAAGAAGGCCATTGACGAAAGATCTGAACAGGTTTGTGTTACTTCCTTGGGACTAGTTTTAGTCCAATTTTGGAACTGTTGACATAAATGGTTTGCATTTTAGTTTTGTAACAAAAGATGTAGATAATCCTTTTCGCCTTTTTAAATAGTCATCTACAACTATGCTTTCAGATATGTACTTAACCTTGATTCCCTTCTATTTCGGTGACAGATTAGGTCGGCAATTGAATTAAGCACTTCCGACTATGACAAGGAAAAGTTACAGGAGAGACTCGCAAAGCTTTCTGGTGGTGTTGCCGTTTTGAAGGTACGTGTTTAGTAAGCTTCGTAAACTCGTCTGTATTTCTTCATCCCTCTAGGGTTGTAGCCATCAATTTTTGGGTGTTCTTATAATTTCTTCCTCATTTTACCccattgtaaattaattatagtTGTTGTTAACAATCATAATAACGATAAAAGTGAATCGACAAACGTCTATGGCCGAATTTCCTTGTATTAGTTGTAGTAAATGATACTGTAGATAAAATCGGTAGTAAACAGTAGTGAGATTTGCTTATATTGCAGATTGGAGGAGCTAGTGAAGCGGAAGTTAGTGAGAAGAAGGATAGGGTTACCGATGCCTTAAATGCCACTAAGGCTGCCGTTGAAGAGGGTATAGTACCAGgtaatttattttgtcattttggccGCTTTTGTTTGATGTTGCCTATTTGTGTCGACATTCTTATAACTATCTTCCTTTTATAGGTGGTGGTGTTGCTCTTCTTTATGCATCTAAAGAGTTGGAAAAGCTCCAAACTGTTAATTTTGATCAGAAGGTTGGATTTCAAATTATTCAGAATGCTCTAAAGGTTTGTATATTCTGCTAGTTTTTAAAGTTTGGCCTTGATGATCACCATCTTATTGAGTAATGGAATTTAGTTTTTGAGTTCTACTTAAAACCCATTGCTGCATTTTGTTTGTTGTTCTAAGTCGTGTTGGTTGTGTAGGCACCTGTTCATACAATTGCTTCTAACGCGGGAGTTGAGGGAGCTGTTGTTGTTGGTAAGCTATTGGAGCAAGATAACGCTGATCTTGGCTATGATGCAGCCAAAGGTAAGAAATCCTTCGAGAATACTTTTCCGCCAATCAATTGCAGAAACTATTTTATCTTCACTGTTACTCATTTTGGTTGGTTTTGCTTTTTCCATTGCTTAACCAGGTGAATATGTTGATATGATTAAAGCTGGAATAATTGATCCATTGAAAGTAATTAGAACTGCTTTAGTGGATGCTGCAAGGTAAAGCCCTAGTAGACCTGTGTTTTAATCTTATTAGCTTAGCTACGATTCCTCATCCATTGATTTTTGTTGCCCTTTGTGCGCAGTGTGTCGTCTTTGCTCACGACTACTGAAGCTGTTGTAGTTGAGCTTCCCAGTGAAAAGGAGACCCCGGCAATGGGTGGCGGTATGGGTGGTGGCATGGGTGGAATGGATTACTGAGGGCCTCCCTTTCCCACTCATTTCACAACCCACCCTTTGACTTCACAAAATCCACTTGCAAGATGAGCAGCAGGGTGTTATAGCCATTTTAGATTTCATTAGGTTTGGTCATATGAGGCATTGCTTAGTTACTGAGAGATCAACAAGTTGAGGATACAGAGTTGGCGTTGGAACAAGAATCCCATTGTATCCAGCCATGTTTTCAAATAAAACTGTATTACTTTCCTATGCAATTTAGTATATTTTTTCTTACGATTAGGTTAGGTCAAGGGTTTGATTTCCTTCCCTCGGAACCAAAAAGAATGCTTCAGTCTGTCACAAGCCGGAATGGCGTTGGCAAACAGGAGGTTCTTGCGCGTCAATACAATAGTGACCACTGTAGTGGCTTCTCTTCATTGGagcaaagttagaattctgtcGTCAGCTGGCTCAGCTAAGAGGAAGGTAGAAGCACGAAATCAGAAACAAGATTGTTCATTTTGTCCTGGATATCTGTTCATATAGATAAGAAACGACATTTTACTCGGCAACCCCCACAAAGCAGATGGGTTTCTGCATGCATAACTTTTACAGGTTTTATGTTCTATGTTAATGCAAAGAGAGCTGATCTTGTAAACTTCGATCTAGAGTGCGCATCACCGAATAATTCCTAGCCAAAATATTAGGCAGAGATTCCAAATCTGTGAAAAGTTTCTCTCCTATCCGTACGGATAATTTGCACTCACTCGTATTTTCAGCATAGATTTCGGAAGGTTTGGAAAACAACGAATGTGACATTTTACAAAAGATGTGCAGTGAAACTGTGAAAGCATTGCTTTGAATTGTAAAAGAGAATCAGAGATTTGAAGTTCCTTGGATAACAGTCGTTTTATTCGATTCATTACTGCCGCCGGATTCCAAGTCAAAAAGCAAGCACACAAAAAGGCACAACAAGATTaaaaaaactgaaccaaacTGTCCTGTGAAATgccaaaattatattatatgttgaattctttgcagattCATTCGTTTAAGTAGGCCTAGCAAACGGATCATGTCTGTCGTGTTCATGTCATTTTCGTGTAATATCTGTTATCCTAACCgatcgtgtcgtgtcacacccgttatgaaaaatatatatatttttttccttaaatttgcacataccacacattgccacataaatattacttcaaaacattaaaacatattcgtcgtttaagtactacatctacactcgaaaataagaaCCTAATAAATGAACATCCATACATTACTagtctattaaaaaaatattaaatgtgcaaggatatgcaaaatgaaagagtttttgttttcaaggttgtgaagcctttcttaaaagtttaaaccttcccaatggaactcaaagcttgcatggtactccttttacaaaatcctcaattttcatcgatcatcatgacataagattttgtggtatccactagtgtaaatattttaaattgaagatcgaattcattcattgtattcatatagggtcaagaagtgtagctgtaaaaaaatcatcaaaatcggagttaaaataaccgttaaatcgtgttTTTTCGTCGATAACCGTAAAAAAATTTTGtcttgttacttgatctctgaatgtttgttttttgcaattttttgctgatgcgatctgaaagcatatacaaacaagtttgacggttgatcgttgaaatta
This Pyrus communis chromosome 6, drPyrComm1.1, whole genome shotgun sequence DNA region includes the following protein-coding sequences:
- the LOC137737201 gene encoding chaperonin CPN60-2, mitochondrial — its product is MYRFASSLASKARVARNCTKQIGGRLSWSRNYAAKDIKFGVEARALMLSGVEELADAVKVTMGPKGRNVVIEQSFGAPKVTKDGVTVAKSIEFKDKVKNVGASLVKQVANATNDVAGDGTTCATILTKAIYTEGCKSVAAGMNAMDLRRGITSAVDSVVTNLKSRARMISTSEEIAQVGTISANGEREIGELIAKAMEKVGKEGVITISDGKTLYNELEVVEGMKLDRGYISPYFITNQKNQKCELEDPLILIHEKKISNINAVVKVLELALKKQRPLLIVAEDVESDALATLILNKLRAGIKVCAIKAPGFGENRKAGLQDLAVLTGGSVITEEHGLNLDKVELDMLGSCKKVTVSKDDTVILDGAGDKKAIDERSEQIRSAIELSTSDYDKEKLQERLAKLSGGVAVLKIGGASEAEVSEKKDRVTDALNATKAAVEEGIVPGGGVALLYASKELEKLQTVNFDQKVGFQIIQNALKAPVHTIASNAGVEGAVVVGKLLEQDNADLGYDAAKGEYVDMIKAGIIDPLKVIRTALVDAASVSSLLTTTEAVVVELPSEKETPAMGGGMGGGMGGMDY